From a region of the Helianthus annuus cultivar XRQ/B chromosome 5, HanXRQr2.0-SUNRISE, whole genome shotgun sequence genome:
- the LOC110944011 gene encoding uncharacterized protein LOC110944011, with translation MVDNYDFGDEDDKECVVTKVKRTSGSSQANAPKKPRQKGLIDVFYPPNPLDILKGRKGGKQQTINEICKKESRDKVCMEIARWFYDAGIPFHGATYDSFHIMLEAVAQFGPGFRAPTMYELRVPLLTKEVEDTKWEIDNHKKEWAAKGCSILSDGWRDSTVQKDIINFLVNSPKGSVFVKLIDVSEITKDAHQLLGMLEEMVDEVGKENVVQVVTDNASNYKSAGTYLEASRKHLNWTPCAAHCIDLMLEDIEKIPNIKECLKKAMFANAYIYNHTKLVNLMRRFTNQRNLHRPAVTRFATSFITLAQMHKQKNNLLKMVMSDEWRGSKWAKEAGGRKVASTFQQERFWRNIVYALKLTGPLVKVLRIVDGDKKPAMGYIYNAKTRAKDAIAASFLNKKREYKKTFAIIDKRWECQLHSLYMLLDFF, from the exons ATGGTTGATAATTATGATTTTGGTGATGAAGATGACAAAGAATGTGTTGTAACGAAGGTGAAGAGGACAAGTGGTTCGAGCCAAGCAAATGCGCCAAAAAAGCCAAGGCAAAAAGGACTTATTGATGTGTTTTATCCTCCTAACCCTTTAGACATACTAAAAGGTAGGAAAGGAGGAAAACAACAAACCATAAATGAAATTTGTAAAAAAGAATCGAGGGACAAAGTTTGCATGGAGATTGCTCGGTGGTTTTATGACGCGGGTATTCCTTTTCACGGGGCCACCTATGATAGCTTTCATATTATGTTGGAAGCTGTGGCACAGTTTGGTCCGGGATTCCGAGCACCTACTATGTACGAATTGAGGGTGCCTTTACTTACAAAAGAAGTAGAGGACACTAAATGGGAGATTGATAATCACAAAAAGGAATGGGCTGCCAAAGGATGTTCTATATTATCAGATGGATGGCGTGATTCGACTGTCCAAAAAGATATTATCAACTTCTTGGTTAATTCTCCTAAAGGGTCGGTGTTTGTGAAGTTGATAGATGTATCAGAGATCACGAAGGATGCTCATCAGCTGTTGGGGATGCTTGAAGAAATGGTGGATGAAGTAGGAAAGGAAAACGTGGTGCAAGTGGTGACGGATAATGCATCTAATTATAAATCGGCAG GTACGTACTTAGAAGCTTCAAGAAAGCATTTGAACTGGACACCATGTGCGGCCCATTGTATTGATCTCATGTTAGAGGATATAGAGAAGATTCCAAATATCAAGGAGTGTTTGAAAAAAGCAATGTTCGCGAACGCCTATATATATAATCATACTAAACTTGTGAATCTAATGAGAAGATTCACGAATCAAAGAAATTTGCATAGGCCCGCGGTGACACGGTTTGCAACATCATTCATCACCCTTGCGCAAATGCACAAGCAAAAGAACAATTTGCTAAAGATGGTCATGTCCGATGAATGGAGGGGTAGCAAATGGGCGAAGGAAGCGGGTGGGAGGAAAGTAGCATCTACCTTTCAACAAGAAAGATTTTGGAGAAACATTGTTTATGCTCTCAAGTTGACAGGACCGCTTGTTAAAGTTCTTAGGATTGTTGATGGGGATAAGAAGCCCGCCATGGGGTACATCTATAACGCTAAGACAAGGGCTAAGGATGCCATTGCAGCTAGTTTTTTGAATAAAAAGCGGGAGTATAAAAAAACCTTTGCGATCATTGACAAACGATGGGAATGTCAGCTTCATAGCCTTTACATGCTGCTGGATTTTTTTTGA